The nucleotide sequence ttttgtctttttccttTTGAAGTAGGTCTCTTATATCTTTCCCcaatttgtttagctttttcttGTCGTCTGGAAATCTTGTTGTCTGCCATTTCTTCCTTAGCTTCAATTTCATCGCCTGTTTTCAAAGATACTTTTGTGTCTAAATATGATTCCAAAAGCTCAGTAAACGCATTCCAGTCTGTACGATGATTGTAAAGTGGTGGATTTAGGTTTTGTTGCGGTGGTTGTTGGGTTCTTAGTATAATTGGCGAGTGATCAGAAGAGAGCTCAAGACAAGATTAAACAACAATTTTAATTCTACTATGTAACTGATgcatattaacaaaattttattttttaaagaaaaagaaattgttttacgAAATGCTTTTGGGATTCCAAATATTAGAGCAATCTTTGCAACGCAAGCAATCGGAAGCGTATAATTTGATTTTAACATGGCTGAACTTGTTTTTGGTAAAACTAAATACtaatgtttttatataaaaaaggttgtaattaatttttctttatatcacATTAGAATATTCAGTCAAATATTATTACTCAAAATGAAGGTGTTCGtgaacaatttgaaaaaattgttcctTCTGCCGTAACATATATGATTGGTTGTCTACAAcacaaagcaaaagaaatagTCTCTTATCATTACCAGTTATTGGAAATGATACATGAGCTGTTGAGCAACGTTCGACCAGGAGTTCTTGAGAAAATAGCGACATTCGAAACTGGTATTATGTAAGTATACAATAAACCTTTTCTAATTTACCATTCCttacatatctatgtacatatgtactcacaaacacattttttagagCTTGTATTTGGTTTCCAATTGCCTTCGTTGGTGATTTCAACACCCAAATGATGGCGCTGCGTTTACTAGTCATGTTACTAAAGTGTGTAGACTCAAAACGCCTTCAAAATGAACTTGATAACATAAGATGTGTAGACAAATCTGTCATGAAGAATAAGCTGACCGCGGCGATATCTGTTGCAAATTTTCATGCAGCCAAATTCGAAAACGTAAGATAAAACTTGATTTGAACTACCTtaaaatttagaattaaaacacgcgtaacaccctggattagggggGTGTAGGAGAAGAGATGATGGGATACCAGGTTAGGGACTAACAGTGGGATGGTCGTCGGTATGGTAATCTCCGCATGGTGATTGACTGACATCCCCGTTCTCCGGATGGTTGACCAGCCAATACCCATGTGGAGCttcctcttagttcgtggtgggTTAACCCTCATGATATGGGGGCTAAAAcagcacttaagcctcatccccgcggcaaggagaccaacttaATGAGGTGTAGTATCTAACGTCAAATGTATTTCAacaatataaaaagtatttgttttgcttttaggGTTCGGTCAGCAAaatgaataattgaaaatattaaaacaaagaaGCATATTGTTGAAATACTATCGAAACTGTTACCCAAATTGATTGGCCACCGaagtcgcaaaaaaaaaaagcaaccgggaacataataaataaaaaacgaactGTGCATAAAACAGTTGCGCAAATGAGAGTCATTAAGGACAGTCCATAAGTTGATTGGAAAGAAGATAAATGAAGccacaatatattaaatattataatatgcaAACTAAAGAACATGTCGTCCATAGGTTCGATAGGGTTTACGCCTTTGAAAGAAAATGCTTTCAAAAGCTAATAGAGCTTTTGTATAACATATTGTGGGCCGATGAGTCATCATTTTAGTATGAGGGTACTTACTACTGCTTAGTCTACAATGTTACATAATGCAGCCTACAATGTTACATAATGCAGCCTACCAACAGCTTTGGGGTTGGTTCAATATAGTGGCCAAGGAATTCTCGTTCCCACGACATTCGGTTTTACGTAACCGGAACTCCCAGGTTTGTAACCGACCAAGGACTATCACTTCAGTAGCATTccctgtatatgtatggggaatcgCACTATATCTAGCTGTTCTTTCTTGGTCAACTCAAAGTCTGGAACTTGCCATCATTTATAAAGCAAAAACttgcaattaatatttttgctcGATTTGATTGCATTCATTCGGCTAGGTTGCTGGTAGTAGTCGTTATAACGGCAGTTTTACGGATTATTTGATTTAATGCAAAATGTTTGTATTACGTCTCAATTTTACCtgtgttttcgaaataaaatcaattcTTAACATTacatcaataaatataaaatgttgaaaatatttatatttgtttgtatatttgcactaattaaaaaacttttccaaTAATCTTTCATTCTTATAGACCGCGCGGGATCTTCTGAATACGTATAACATGCATTtggctaaaaatattttggtttactCATTTCGTTGCAAATCTTTTAAGTTCGGAGAcagtattgaattttttaaacccATGGTAAATGTCTAGATTTAATATGGTAATTATACCCCACAATAACTTATACCAATTTACCAATAGAACGCGGATGACTTCTGGATGGATTTTAATTACTGCCCTCGTACACTCTCATTTAATGGATGTTGCCAAACAAAGAATCAAACCAATTTTACAAACTGCTCTGTGAATctgcaaatattaaagttaTCACTGTAAgataatatagaaatatttcGGTTTTATACGTATAAATGGACCTATTTTCCACATTTATGTTAGCAATTACTTAAACCTCTCCATACATTTTGAAGCACCTCTTCGACATGGTAATGAATCGACTAATTTTCCCGATATCGCTGGCATAACAACTGCTGAAATTATCCTACCAAGGGAAGAAGCTATGCGtttgttggaaaacaaatttgttttaaaatactaCAATCAACCCTACCGGCCAAGAAATGAATCGATTGTTAAATTACACAAAACTTCCACACCAATTCCCTTCCAATGTATGGAGAATGTAAAGGAAACGACTGCAAACACGAATAGTATAGCAATTGATGACTTAATGttcaaaagtaacaacaactttgcaaatattgtaaatattgcaAGCAAAGACTCCGCTCCACCAGAAGTCAGAAACTCTACCAGAGTACGGCAACAACAATCAAATACTCAAGCAGgtatttatatgaatatctAACATGTAAACATGTTGCTAAGCATTTTCTCATCCTAGACTCTAAATCAAGTCCATCAAATAGGGGGGCAGTTTCTAAACAATTTccaaaaagttttgagtttttgatAGACGTTTCTaagaaaatcaatgaaaacgtTTATCCTGTGGCTTTGGAGAATAATAATACTAGTAGGATTAAAAAATCTTCAAGACCAAATGAGgaacaaaatcatcaaaaattatCACATTTACGGAATACAGGAAAACAACTTTGTGGTGGACATTTGAtagataatattaaaaaaactgctGTTGCAAAATTAGTAAATTATTCTACATCTGCTTCAGAATCCCAACTATCATCCCAAAAGTCAATTGGGTCTTTAAATGACATTATTATTAAGCCACCCCAAAGGCGTTTCTTTAAAACTCTGAATACCAATTCTGAAACTGAAACCATTTCAAGCAAAACGAAGCGAATGTGTCGAAAACGAAATGCCCGgtttgtattatatttgaatattattttggtTTAGTAAATCAGCATAATTCAACTAAGtgtaaaattcaataattaaacataaatttaataGGCAAGACGTTACTAATGCTTCCTTAAAGAAGTCCAAACAAGTTAATGAAGTCAAGCCGATGTTGCATTCAAGCAAAGAATTGAACCAAACAGAAACCAGTGCAAACAACAATCGAGTGATTAACATAACTAACTCTGATTCAAACGCGAATGCAAATAGCATTACCATATACCCTACCAACTCTTGTTCATCAAATCTGGGTTTTGACGAATATGAGAAGCTCACTGTTAGTGACGCCGAGCCAGGAGGATCCTATCATAAATTTAAGACTCGACGAAATTCTAAGGGTCAGACAAACAATGTCGCCGAAACCCAGCAATCTCGAAAACCTTTACCACgtgctgttaaaaaaaatgtgtccagTACGTTTCTACTTGGGAGAAACTCTCAATTAGCGCAGACCAAACCTGTAAGGAAGCGATTGCAATGTATGGTGGGTAATCAACACAATAAATTTACTTacgcatactcgtatatataaataaatacaatttacaCACATGTAGATCAAGCACACATATTTAGTTTTTAGCCGGCGTCAAACCAGACGGAGATAACACATTGCAGCAGTATTGTTTCGTTTTCTTCCGAACTTATCTAGCCAAGCCTGGTTCAGACGAGTATTTTTGCTGCGTTCCAcgttaatatttttacattcgGTGCCACTCGAAACGGATAGGTCACCTTAaaacctgttcaggccttaaaaACTGGGTAGATCCATGATGATTTCGACGGTACATCCTAGTGCTTCCATAAGTTACGGTCTAAAACTTCTCTACAATCTCCATGAGGTAAATATAGCCACAGCTACAGAGGGGTATACTTCATCCAAACATCACTCGTGTGCGAACCAATGAGCAGCTTTGGAGAaaccaaactaaaacaaaactaaattaaacaGCAAGTCCAATCGCTACAGTAAATAATAAAAGGAGACAATTTGGtggatgaaataataataaaatgtatagctTATTCGTAAAGACTTACATACTTTATACCTCCGTTGTAAAGTAATTTTTACCAGTGATTCAATAGCTGCAGTTAAAGTACAAAAGTCATAAAATTACTGCTTGATTTTGTAGCAGCAGTTCTTATAAGTCGACTACGAACTGCTGCTTAAACTTATGCTCCTGGAAATGCTTACTGCGAATGGTAGTGGAATCAAAACCATAACACGATCGCTGAAGAACTGCAAAGCCTTTCCGCAGTCGGCTACTTCGACAGCTTTTCGCAACTATCGAATATGTACTCTTTGGCGAATATGCACTTATCGCGAATTCCTGTGTCCGCTATCAACAGATGAGATCGAGAAAAATCTTGAAGCTCATTAAGGACTTGCGAAACGTAAACAAAATCGGTGATAGGGTTTGCGTTAAGACTATTGGTTTCGAGAACCTGTACATCCTCACTGGGCATAGCAAGATGACACAcagttattgaattttatttaacgtTCGTATAGCTGTGGTGGTTCACAAAACAAAGATAGTGGAAAGTAAGTAGGTGGCATGTACGATTTAAATTAACCATTTCAAAAGTCCTTTGAGAGTGTAGCCTCTACTCGGCTCGGTCTTGAGCCCTATACATTATTTTCTAACAGAAGTCAAAGGCAGAGTAAAACTGTTACGATTGTATGGACCAGTATATTAGGCCTCTTCCGGAAGCGTTAACGTTGGCgaacaaatgaagcaactggtataaatacaCATATCTTGGCGTTTTCTCTCGGTCTTAACATTTGATTTCcaaaaggtaataaaaaaattgagttgtCAAATTACGTG is from Anastrepha ludens isolate Willacy chromosome 4, idAnaLude1.1, whole genome shotgun sequence and encodes:
- the LOC128859705 gene encoding uncharacterized protein LOC128859705 isoform X1, which codes for MAPRGGIFTATTPSLADIPGAIEKIQAAIAAKTLKKKLFYEMLLGFQILEQSLQRKQSEAYNLILTWLNLFLNIQSNIITQNEGVREQFEKIVPSAVTYMIGCLQHKAKEIVSYHYQLLEMIHELLSNVRPGVLEKIATFETGIIACIWFPIAFVGDFNTQMMALRLLVMLLKCVDSKRLQNELDNIRCVDKSVMKNKLTAAISVANFHAAKFENTARDLLNTYNMHLAKNILVYSFRCKSFKFGDSIEFFKPMNADDFWMDFNYCPRTLSFNGCCQTKNQTNFTNCSVNLQILKLSLNYLNLSIHFEAPLRHGNESTNFPDIAGITTAEIILPREEAMRLLENKFVLKYYNQPYRPRNESIVKLHKTSTPIPFQCMENVKETTANTNSIAIDDLMFKSNNNFANIVNIASKDSAPPEVRNSTRVRQQQSNTQADSKSSPSNRGAVSKQFPKSFEFLIDVSKKINENVYPVALENNNTSRIKKSSRPNEEQNHQKLSHLRNTGKQLCGGHLIDNIKKTAVAKLVNYSTSASESQLSSQKSIGSLNDIIIKPPQRRFFKTLNTNSETETISSKTKRMCRKRNARQDVTNASLKKSKQVNEVKPMLHSSKELNQTETSANNNRVINITNSDSNANANSITIYPTNSCSSNLGFDEYEKLTVSDAEPGGSYHKFKTRRNSKGQTNNVAETQQSRKPLPRAVKKNVSSTFLLGRNSQLAQTKPVRKRLQCMDSFDEVKGQTSIPAKITKLSNHKNPTICSAHIKNIADVVIRCCTSYKQNEVAQNSLIRTFARKKVGQILNTSLNPNEIPKTSAQSIQINVTSDETDERHYRNISADVTKVCEDKINDIQECRQNLYHKDNSSVHDYEEFSDCPNFSQLIDISDMLLSSECESTVLPGEITHPTNTLKSSNKQKSSDLPIKIYDFNMLKPHKSSIYRARSDNGSDCEHSVNSSDRFEPTTQPLEPPQTLFVTPQVPLKKLQTTTSVTKRQVSTTSTSIVTQQGRVVHQKCVVNLPASSNTPINLSKSCSRATTTTTKTIVQEKKEYSLNNSIQMPVKFKTPTPEALRQESSNMISTHKCNLNLLLEHMETNINRNSANAYIKKICDVAERVINEVERERKSLLELRESIGRLARQLDWQHDAYRRKTQQFECFKQNIDTLLRVLDNINLLEEIETDTQNKIQHLQQSSNSIATQQWRNFINETTTNLLKDISTVSDL
- the LOC128859705 gene encoding uncharacterized protein LOC128859705 isoform X2; translation: MQPTMLHNAAYQQLWGWFNIVAKEFSFPRHSVLRNRNSQTARDLLNTYNMHLAKNILVYSFRCKSFKFGDSIEFFKPMNADDFWMDFNYCPRTLSFNGCCQTKNQTNFTNCSVNLQILKLSLNYLNLSIHFEAPLRHGNESTNFPDIAGITTAEIILPREEAMRLLENKFVLKYYNQPYRPRNESIVKLHKTSTPIPFQCMENVKETTANTNSIAIDDLMFKSNNNFANIVNIASKDSAPPEVRNSTRVRQQQSNTQADSKSSPSNRGAVSKQFPKSFEFLIDVSKKINENVYPVALENNNTSRIKKSSRPNEEQNHQKLSHLRNTGKQLCGGHLIDNIKKTAVAKLVNYSTSASESQLSSQKSIGSLNDIIIKPPQRRFFKTLNTNSETETISSKTKRMCRKRNARQDVTNASLKKSKQVNEVKPMLHSSKELNQTETSANNNRVINITNSDSNANANSITIYPTNSCSSNLGFDEYEKLTVSDAEPGGSYHKFKTRRNSKGQTNNVAETQQSRKPLPRAVKKNVSSTFLLGRNSQLAQTKPVRKRLQCMDSFDEVKGQTSIPAKITKLSNHKNPTICSAHIKNIADVVIRCCTSYKQNEVAQNSLIRTFARKKVGQILNTSLNPNEIPKTSAQSIQINVTSDETDERHYRNISADVTKVCEDKINDIQECRQNLYHKDNSSVHDYEEFSDCPNFSQLIDISDMLLSSECESTVLPGEITHPTNTLKSSNKQKSSDLPIKIYDFNMLKPHKSSIYRARSDNGSDCEHSVNSSDRFEPTTQPLEPPQTLFVTPQVPLKKLQTTTSVTKRQVSTTSTSIVTQQGRVVHQKCVVNLPASSNTPINLSKSCSRATTTTTKTIVQEKKEYSLNNSIQMPVKFKTPTPEALRQESSNMISTHKCNLNLLLEHMETNINRNSANAYIKKICDVAERVINEVERERKSLLELRESIGRLARQLDWQHDAYRRKTQQFECFKQNIDTLLRVLDNINLLEEIETDTQNKIQHLQQSSNSIATQQWRNFINETTTNLLKDISTVSDL